The Ranitomeya imitator isolate aRanImi1 chromosome 6, aRanImi1.pri, whole genome shotgun sequence genome window below encodes:
- the LOC138643290 gene encoding uncharacterized protein, with translation MNQSGFFIGESEDITATTLQSQPPTSPGAAVALLSQPPTSSVAATTLLSRPPTSSVAATTLLSRPPTFSVAATTLLSQPPTFSVAATTLLSQPPTSSVAATTLLSRPPTSSVAATTLLSQPPTFSVAATTLLSQPPTFSVAATTLLSQPPTSSVAATTLLSQPPTSSVAATTLLSRPPTSSVAATTLLSQPPTFSVAATTLLSQPPTFSVAATTLLSQPPISSSSVAATTLLSQPPTSPVAATTLLSQPPTSRVAATTLLPQPPTFSGAATLLSRPPTSSVAATTLLVQPPTFSVATTTLSLSRPLTSSGTIATLSLSRPPTYSVAATTHLLLKPLIFSHHNHSFLHQ, from the exons ATGAACCAGTCAGGATTCTTTATTGGTGAAAGTGAAGATATCA CTGCCACCACACTTCAGTCTCAGCCTCCCACATCCCCAGGGGCTGCTGTCGCACTTCTGTCCCAGCCACCCACATCTTCAGTGGCTGCCACCACACTTCTGTCCCGGCCACCCACATCTTCAGTGGCTGCCACCACACTTCTGTCTCGGCCACCCACATTTTCAGTGGCTGCCACCACACTTCTGTCCCAGCCACCCACATTTTCAGTGGCTGCCACCACACTTCTGTCCCAGCCACCCACATCTTCAGTGGCTGCCACCACACTTCTGTCCCGGCCACCCACATCTTCAGTGGCTGCCACCACACTTCTGTCTCAGCCACCCACATTTTCAGTGGCTGCCACCACACTTCTGTCCCAGCCACCCACATTTTCAGTGGCTGCCACCACACTTCTGTCCCAGCCACCCACATCTTCAGTGGCTGCCACCACACTTCTGTCCCAGCCACCCACATCTTCAGTGGCTGCCACCACACTTCTGTCCCGGCCACCCACATCTTCAGTGGCTGCCACCACACTTCTGTCTCAGCCACCCACATTTTCAGTGGCTGCCACCACACTTCTGTCCCAGCCACCCACATTTTCAGTGGCTGCCACCACACTTCTGTCCCAGCCACCCATATCTTCATCTTCAGTGGCTGCCACCACACTTCTGTCCCAGCCACCCACATCTCCAGTGGCTGCCACCACACTTCTGTCCCAGCCACCCACATCTCGAGTGGCTGCCACCACACTTCTGCCCCAGCCACCCACATTTTCAGGGGCTGCCACACTTCTGTCCCGGCCACCCACATCTTCAGTGGCTGCCACCACACTTCTGGTCCAGCCACCCACATTTTCAGTGGCTACCACCACACTTTCTCTATCCCGGCCCCTCACATCTTCAGGGACTATTGCCACCCTTTCTCTGTCCCGGCCACCCACATATTCAGTGGCTGCCACCACACATCTTCTGTTGAAACCCCTCATCTTTAGTCACCACAACCACAGCTTCTTACACCAATGA